gaattgtctttttcatttgttAGTAGAGACATCTTCAATTTTGTGCCGAGAAaggtagtgattttttttttatttttttacctccTTAAGGAGTAAACCGATTAATTGCAGTTATATGTGGTGCATCTGTAGGGGTACAGGGCTTCTTTGTCTAAATAGAATGCTGCAGGAATTAAGAGGGCTGAAGGTCTTTACAAGTTCTCATGAGTTAAAACGAATAGAAGATTAGAGGGGAAGATAATTAGTGTTTGGCCCTAAATTTATTTACTATTTATCCCACTCTTTGtccaaggagctgagggtggCATATGTCttttatccattttatcctcgcaacagccctatgaggtaggttaggctaagagagtgtgactagcccaagctcacccagaaTGCTTCCCTGGTGGAATAGGGATCCAGACCTGGGTCTGCTAGattctagttcagcattctaacCAATACTGTGCCAGTTTATGCAAGCTTGGATTTTCTGGTTTCATACCTGAGCATTAGCAATTTACATGCCCCCTGTTAGCTACTGATTTGCATCCACCCACATTATCAAAGAAATACACCATCAGAAGACATTACTTAAGTTTTCAAACCATGTCCATTGGCGCCGGGGAGGTGGAGAGGTTTGTGACAGATTATACTGACAGCTAAGCATGTTTCTAGGATCACTTCTACACTGCAGTCAATAAGAGGACAGCCTATGGAAAATTTACTGTCATGGGCTGCATGCATTTACATTCTCAGAAATGTTTGTAGAAAATTGGTTCTGAAGAGTTTGGTGTTTGTATATCGTGCCTTCCCCCGTCCAGCTCATGATGGCATACACGGGGAGCCCTGTTTGCAGCAAATAATCATCTAACCAGTATGCCTCACTGGCTCATACTTCACAGggggtcgccgtgttcgtctgcctgcagtagtagaaaagggccagagtccaggagcacctgaaagaccaacaagaatattttctggcagggtaactTGTAACCATCCACCTGCTCCGTTGGCTCATTCCCCAGACTGTGATCCTTCCTTTCTCCCGCAAAAGCCGGCACAGTGAAAGTGGAGAACGGCCACAGTCTACAAAGGAGCCGGCCCTTAAACGCCCGTTAACCCAATGAAAACGTGGGTCAGCCTACTGGCGCGGGCCGCTGCAAAGTTACGGGGAAAGAGGCAGCACGCCGCCTGGCTCAGCCACGTCCGCAGAAACGAAGCACATCCCTTTCCGGCGACCGGGTTTCGCTTCCCCTGCAACCACGGCGCGCGCACGCCCCTTTGGTCAAACCCGAGGTCGCGAGTCCAAATCTATTTGCGCCCTTTTTGGCGGCGGGGGCTCACAGCCTGGGGACGGGGTCGGAGCGGCGCAcagtaagggggggggaggcgaatCAGGGTTATCTTTTGCAGCGGgtcgccgtgtgagtctgtctgcagtagtagaaaagagcaagagtccaggagcaccttaaagacgaacacaaatattttctggcagggtaggagctttcgggagcagctcctaccctgccagaaaatatttgtgttcgtctttaaggtgctcctggactcttgggGCAAAACGAAAACGCCgcgtcgctttatcctcctttagtccctgtttcagccaggatcgaacgcacattaggcgaaacgcgcGCGTTTGGTCCTGGCTGAAacggttggttcaaacgcacggggagcctccagcagctacttgtttcagacttatagtgggatgggctggcATCATGCAtttgattatccagtcttaaatattgtgggattaaaatattgtgagataacagaggagcgaaccagggacattctgcccatgcgttaatccccagggattaaaggaggataaagcgaccaggcgttttcgcccatggtcgctttatcctcctttaatccctgtttcagccaggattcagcctggattaaacgcgtgcgtttcgcctaatgtgcattcgatcctggctgaaacagggactaaaggaggataaagcgacccggCGTTTTGGTTATCTTTTGGTTGGGGAAGGAATTCTAacgggaggggggaatgagagtGGCGGAAAGGACGCGGCCGGAGGATCGCGCGCAGCGCCTCGGAACTGGTTTGGCGCAGGCAGTAAAGGTTCGgctctctcgcccccccccccaaaaaaaccccacgacACAGTTGAGTGAGGAACCTTCACAATAGTCTCacgggagtagaaaagagcaagggtccaggtATCTGAaaaagcgagctgtggctcacgaaagcttccACCTGCGAGAGGTTTTGTTCGCctttaaggcgctgctggatccttgctcttttctgctgctacggACAGGCTAACGCGGCTGCCCATCGTGGATATTCTCACAggttctttttgtttctttgtagTGGCTGCCCAGCGGATATACAAAGAGGTACAGGTGAGAGTGCAATAAACCAGATAGTTTTATTTTTTCCCGCTGGGCGCCAGGAACTATTCCATACCCAAACGGGCATGTCTTGCCTGATCGTTCCTGTCAAATGTAGCCCATCGGGGAGTCCCTGTTGCATCCAACCCGTGAACGCCTCTGTGCATTACTGTCCTGACTGCCTGATTTATCTCCTCCTTTATCGGGGTCTGTTTGTTTCTTGTCTGTCCCGCCCATTCAGCCtggtcatgtagggttgccaactctggactgggaaattcctggagatttggagttgagcctgaggaaggtagagtttggggaggggaaggacctcggtgccagagagtccaccatCTGACGGTACCATTTTCTCCctggggaactgagctctgccgtctggagatcagctgtagttgtgggagatcgccaggctctgcctggaggttggcaaccctagcctagtgACCATGCCTTGAGAAGCTTTTCAGATGTTTTTGTTTTCACCTTGCTCAGTTGAAAAAAGAGTTGTTAGAATAAGTGAGAAGAGGTTCTTTGTAGTCTAAGAGGACTGGTTTAGTCAACCTCTCTGTCCTGGACCCATCAGAAACAGCACCCTCCCAAATGTGGCTGGTATACCAAAAGGTGATTTGGAGCACGTATGTGTGTGAGATATTTAGATGCTGGTAGTGTGATCCAATGAAGTTACACCCTGCGCTTACAGaaatgtaactcagtttaggattgcactgtaattctaTTTGTATTCAAGGTATTTTCCAAACTGCGTGAGCCAAATTGTGTAGTTTGGAGAGAGATCTAGAACCTTGGTAGGGACATCTCTTTCCACTGAACACTGTGAAACAGACAGCCCCTTACCCCATTTTAggccttttaaaatattgtttataaTTCTGGTGTTAATTTCCCGTTCTCAGGATTACTATGGCAAAGAGGTGACGAAAACAACGGATCTCAAAACCAATGCTTGCCTTATGACAGCAAGACCTTTGCCCACGTTTGTCAGAGAAGCACTCCAGTGTGTGCATGAAGAAGTCTCAGCAAAGTACAGTATTAGGTTTTTGACTTGGCTTCACTCACTTGAGTTGTATCATGGAAACGAGATGCATTTTTGTCTTTGTATACCTAGTAGGGAACTCTTAAATCCTTCAGCATTAAGAATAAATTAAGAACAAAAGATTGGGACAGCAAACATTTAACTGATAGATTAAATAGCTAATGTTTTAATTGATTGATGTGGGCAAATTGTAAGGGGTTGGCCTGAGAATTCAGAAGTCCATGCAGATTTTTTGAAGGCTACCTTGTTGCCACAGCGTTACTGCAATGGaaagtgaaaaataaataattaaagatTACATTTCCTCTAAAAATAATTGATAGCTGTTTAAGAATCTGACGCTTCCTTTTATTATGTCAAAAAGGAGCTTATGCTATTTGATTAGGCACTTAAATACtcaaggctcccactctcctgacaTTCTACAAACAGTGTAAAACTGCATCATTCCGGAGGGCATTTTTACACACATAACTGAGCTGTACTGAATCTGAGCTGTGCTGAAATGGCTCAGAGAGCTGCTTTTGGTAAAGGGATGGGGACTGTAGACCATGCTACTATGTAATTTGagcattgtttaatgtgtcacGTTAAAGCTTGTGCTTTGTTTCAggtctgtttcagatttctgcaatccaaatcttattgcagtgtttattgtatgtcccatcctgttgattaggTGGATTTAAACTGTGtaatcccccttgagtctcagtgagaaaggcagactatatacAATGCAAATAAATTAGTAGTTTTTTTACTTTGTTCCCAGATGTTTAATCCAACTTCAGTGGAATCCTCTGTGAAGTAGGGGGATGCCTTAATAATGTCCCATATTCTGAAAGATCTTGTCAGTGTGACAGAGCAGTGATAGATAAATTTCCACATTATGTTCAATGTTCCTATTTGTATAAAAATGTATAGACAGCAGCTATTGGGCCCTTGAGTAACAGTTCAGTGCCACACAGAGTTACTGTAGTCTAGATTTCAGTggagttagactggagtaactctgcatagaacttCATGGTTAGGTTTTTAACTGTTCATCTGTGGCAGAAGGATATTGAAGAGCAGCAGGTGCAATCATAAATACCTCTTGTGAAGCGGTGTTGATATGGATTGGCTCTTGCTATACTTGACACATAATTTCTGTCCCATCGTTTCCTTTCACATTAGTTTgttcccttttttctctcccccaggTATTATGGTTGTGGCCTGGTGATACCGGAGTGCCTAGAAAATTGTTGGATATTAGATTTGGGCAGTGGGAGTGGAAGAGATTGTTACATGCTCAGTAAACTGGTTGGGGAGAATGGACATGTTACTGGGATAGACATGACTGAAGCTCAGGTAGGAACTTCTCCCCACCCCTCGGCAAATTcaaacatgaatgaatgaatgaatgaatggttttatttgcatttagccacaggtcattacaaacatatcaaggataccacaaatacataataaaatattagattaataacatactggattaataataaatatacataataaaactttgctaaaacgatgcatacaaaacaacaaaataatagctaaaaattgtggtggtgtcccaatcggccaatgggacctagcaaccattaaaatcaacttaaaggatctactcccttagcagccatattggcccttattttctctGCTGCCAGAgtatacagggcagtcctataagagacaaacccatttgtatcttttaacaaaaattctAGTTTCTCGGCTCTAGGACAGGTGTTTAAGCCAGAAACCAACCCgacaagaaatttagccctgggttccacatatagagggcattcaaataagtagtggtataaatcctctagagcagatgttccacagatgcaaaaacgttgGTCTTTTGGAATTTGGCAATAACGCCCGGACAGAGCAGCctttggcattgtttgaaactgcagggacgtaaaggctgctctaagcttgGGGTTTGGTATATTGACTAAATAAGTagctctaagatggtcagttttgaaaagtttaaacccAGAAGCAGTTCCCGatttcagaatctgtgttctgtccatcagggcaTCTAATTTGTAGACCCAGTCTTTAAGTTGGGAAAAATCTGCTGATAGCCCTAAAAGGTCATCTGGAATTGAGTACTGAGATAATATCTTATTTAAGAAATTAAGGTGTGATGGATCTTTCATTAGCATGATGATGAATGATTGACTGCTAAACGATTTTGTTCTAgctattttgtattttttccaataATTGTAATACCACTAGGTATACACGCGCCCTGAGTGAGGGAAGACCTGTTTCGGCCCTCATCAGGGCAGCGGGAGTCCCCTTGGGGAGAACTAAGATACGCCTGAGAAAGTGATTTTGGATTGATTCTAGACTGATAAGAATATCATCTTTCCAGCCCCATACTTCCACTCCATAGAGGAGATGTGGTATGACCTTGCTTTTGTATAGTTTTAGGACAGGGTCTATAAGAAAACCTCCCTTGGTGAAGAAAAAATGTAAAATCGACCCCACTATCCTTAATGCAGAGGCCCTAGATGTTGCTAGGTGCACATTCCAGTTGAGGGTCTCCTTAAATGTAACTCCAAGGTGTTTAAAGGAGCTACACTGCTTGATTGGTTTGCCAAGTATACTCCAAGATGATATTTTGGGCTTTTTCCTGAAGaccatgacttttgtcttctcgtaGTTAATATTAAGGGCCTCTTCCTTGCAGTACGTTCCCAGTTGTTGCAGCAACCTTCTCAAGCCAACTTTGGTAAGGGAGATTAGGGCCATATCGTCCACATATAATAGGACTGAGATTTTTTGATGTACGAGTGAGGGTGGAACAAAATGTGGACCTGACAGCCTTTCAACGATATCTTTTATAAACAAATTGAATAACAAGGGGGCCAAAATACAACCCTATTTCACTCCCTTACAGATTGGAATTTTGTTGGTTAAAGAGCCAGTTATACCCACCCTAATTTGGGCATAGATGTCTGTGTGTAATGCACGCAACAAAAAGAATAGCCGTTTATCAATGTTTTTCCTTAATAATTTTGACCACAGACGGTCCCTATTGATGGAATCAAATGCAGCGGCCAGGTCTACAAATGCTACAAATAGCGCTTTGGTTGGGCCATTTACACCAGAAAAAGCAAGTTTTCAGTGTTTGGCAATGATCTACTGTGCCAAATCCCTTTCTGAATCCTGCTTGGTGTGGGTGCAGAATGTGGTTCTCGGTCACCCACTCTTCCAATGTATGCAGCAGTTTTTTGCTATATAGCTTTGCTGCAATGTCAAGCAGGCTTATGGGTCTATAGTTCTGTGGCTCTGTCTTGCTCCACTTCTTATGGATGGGGTCGACAATGCTTAGTTTCCAGCCAGAGGGAATTAAACCTGTTTCGTTGATATGTGTAAAGACTCTGGCTAGAACAGGAGACCACCAGTTTAGGAAAGCTTTATATAGTTCAGGGACGATCATGTCCTCCCCAGGGGATTTTCCAAGTGACAATGAGGCAATCAGGCCTCTGATTTCAGACTCTGAGACTGGCATCCAAACTGGGAGGTATTCAAACCAGTAGGTTTTATCTGTAGATTGCCAAAAGTAGATAGGGCATGGCTGTTGACTCTTATCCTCATGATGCATGCTACCACTCAGCATTCTTCTTAGCCTACCTTTTCCATGTTAACTCTCGTACCTCAGTCCATGTACAGCCTGCTCTTTTGTTAACTGTTTACCTCTGTTTCCCAATCTCCATCCTGTATTGCTTTCAGTAAATCAGTTAGCTGTTTCACAGCTATTGCTTCTATGTATGAAAACTAATCATACTCCATCACTTCATGCTTATTTCGTCACATGCTTAGTTTTATTATGCAGAAGTGATATCTATATATATGTTCATCGGGTAAAGTGATCCTGAGATTTGTAGCTTCTTATCTTGCAGAGGAACATTTCCCCTTCTGatgaaatgtgtttatttttgtaATACAGACTCCTTTTAGGAAACCTGGTTTTCTTTTGGAAAGATCACTGTTAAAGTACATTGGACACAATGTAGATTGGAAGGTGTGCATTTTCCTTGCCTAAGCCCCCAGTGATATCATTCCCCCCAtaccctctgtctctctctctctctttctctctctatctGGAGCACTTTTTAGGACTTAAAAATCAGGAATAATTAGATTGCTGTATTATTATAACATCTATTACCACACTTTACTAGTTCCCagctttgttttaaaacaaagtcTCTGGCCCTTTACATTGTGGAGTAATAAAGGGAAATGTGCAGCTGCTTGCCCTCTAGTAGTAGATGGGGAGGAGTTGACATGACAGAAGGTAAGATTGGCCAGTGTATTGTAGGGCCTGAGAAAATGTTGGATCAGGATCCCTTGGCTATGAAACTTAGtgggggatcttgggccagtcacacctctcagcctaacctaccccacaggggttttgtgagaataaaatgaggaaGAACCATGTAGGCTTCTGTGAGgtctttggaggaagagtgggttaAAATGCTCTGGATGGCTAGATAGGTTAGATAGAGATACTGTTAATGCTTTTTCAGGGAGCAAAACAAGCTTCTTTCTCTTGATATCTGGCAAGCTGAATTGCATATTGGTTTTGTTCTGAATAACAACTTGGCCAAGGAAAAGCCGTATCTTCCTTTATAAGGGGTGGTTGCATTGAGGGACAGACAATGACTTCAAGCGTCAAGTTCTTTTGAACCAATCCAAAACTTTTTTAATATTTCTAATTAAATCAAAGGTGACTTGATAAAGAAAGGTCTGTATAGTTGTCCAGCAGAGGAAGAATTTATTAGAAAGTGGCTCCTTGGGGTATCTGGCTAACAGCtgaaatttatttgtttaaaggaaTTACAGAAATTGATTCAAAGGATAATCACAATGATTaagaatacaaataaaataatctcTACAAAATAGAAAAATcgtgcaaaaaaaggctttttattcATCTTTGAATACCTGGCAATGAAAATATTTTCACCTGTTGAGACCAGGGAAGAAAAAGAACACTCCTTCTTGAAGATAGTATTGTATGACCTTAAGGCCTGCAGGGGCTTCTAGGGATTTGAATATGTACAGAGTATAGTACACATGCAGAAAGAAATGGGTTAGTCATGGAAATGTTTCATTCAGATGCTTTAGTGGGATATCAATAAATGTAACAATATAGCATAATCTCTGCCATACAAGACACAGCCACAAAGACACTTGAAAATTATGTAAAGTGAATTTGAGATAACTTTAAATTATAGAGGAACATTTGGGGCTTACCAggacagtgttgtgtagtggtttgagcattgattaggatctgggagacccttgatttcccactctgccatgaaagcttcctgggtgaccttgggccagtcacacacactcagccgaGCCTACAtcacggttgttgtgaggataaaattaaggaGAGGAGCACCATGTatgccattggggagaaaggtggggtataaattaagtaactaAATGTATGAGATGGTTGTGAGCTATCACTGTGGCAAAGCGTTATACAAGGTAAATCCAGGCCGTAAGCTGAATGAGGGATCTAGGGAAATATTTGTACTGCTGTATGCAGACTGGAACCAAAATGCAGCAAACACGACGGGAACCAGAGCATATCTGGATAACAGTCTGGATAGGAAAGGGCAAGCTGGTAGTCTGGCATCAAGAAGGTAGCGGAGAAGGAATTAACAAGTTGATTCTTGAAGATTAGTGATAACTGTGGTGGGACAACAACAAATACAAAGCAGTGTTTATTTTAAGCACCATTTGAGCTCTCTCTTCCTTactttgtctttccattcttttgCTTTACTTCTCTCCTTCAGCTAGAAGTGGCAAAGAAGTACATTGACTATCACATGAACAAATTTGACTACCAAAATCCCAATGTAAACTTCATCCTTGGACACATAGAAAAACTGGGAGCAGCGGACCTGAAGGATGAAAGCTATGACCTTGTAATGTAGGTACACTTTCTAGCTCTTTTCCCTGCATGCTGGGATTCTATGTAATAACACTTAGCATTTGTACAATGGTTTAAGTGGCCGCTTGTTTTATGTACCTTATCTTGTAATCTTTATAAGAACCCTGTAATGTAGGTAGTTAATACTACACATACTATACCTAGGGTGGGGGAGCTGAGACTGAAGTCTTGACTACACAGTATGCTGTTTCTGGAGCCTTCTTCCcaaagtcctgatccaaattgagcCCCCGTATTCCTGAGAATTAAATTTCAACATGGAACTTCCAGCACTCGTCTGGTTGACAGGACCTAAGGCAGACCCGGAAACAGTGTTAACAGGTGGTTAGGACTGAGGACAGCTTACCTTGAGCAACCTAGCGAGTTAACAAGAGATTTGAACCCCTCACAATTAATCTGTGAGGAAACTGCAAGGAAAAGACTCCATCACTGTCTCTCTGAGGATGAAATTTCACATTAGGAAGCAGGCATTGGGCTCCTGACCTTGTTTTTGTTTCATAATGCTAATGTATTTGGAGGGGGGAGCATTTGCATGGAAGAATCAGTGGGTCTGACAGGATGCTTGACCCTTTCTGCACCCTTTGATTCTCTAACAAAtgaccttgccccccccccccccggcatttttttttactgtgttttccCTTGAGGCCTGAGGTTGGAAGGAGCCCAGTTGTGGGGGAAATGGCCTTGGGCAGCATTTGCAGGGAGAATCCGTGGGTCTGTGGGAATGGTAATGCACTTCCTCCCCTGGCTCTTCATCCCTGACAAAGTTGTTTAGGAAACACATTTACCAGTCCTATTGTTGGTCACTTTTGGAGGCAGGCTCCCAATTTAGATCAGGAAAGTTTCTCTAATTTGGTTTTTAATTACGTTAAGTGAAAATAAATTGGCTTTTAAAACTATATGAGTCTGTGCTCCTAGGCTGGGCTAGGGGAAGACAGCAGGACTCATCATGGTCACAAGGGGTACCAAGATTTCTCCTGCCCTTTACCAGTGTGGGGAAGCCAAGCTCCCATGTTGCCTTGTTCCACAGCTTGATCTTATTAGCCTAGTGAAATCTGTCCCTTGTTTTCCTTCACCAAAGAACCCAAATGAGCTTTTGTCTCCTGTTTAGCTCCAACTGTGTGGTTAACCTGTCTCCCAATAAAAGATCCGTCCTGCGTGAGGCCTATCGAGTGTTAAAGGTAAAGTGACAGCTGGTTGTGGAATGCATCTTAGACTGACTGTAATGGCAATGGAGAGAAAAGAGATCTTTGCAGTGAGGAGGATATCTGAGCCATACACAAAATAGTTAGCCGAGTCATGCAACTGGAAAATGTGTGAGGTCAGTCTTGAGCACTGAAATCCTTTGAGTTCAGTGTCTGGAGAGAAGTGAATACGTAGGTTAGCACCTGCAAAGAGTCGCTGGTCAGAAATTTTAGAACCTTGCCCTAAATGCAGGCTTCATTGCCTGTAATGTACTTTGCTGCCCAGCTGCTACTATATTCTGTTTATATAAACAAAGTGAAGATGATTGACTTTCCTACAAGGAGACGGCCTAGGCTGCCTCCAGAGACCTTGGTTAATTTAGCTTGCCTGGGTTGGCTGAATTGCTTTAGAAGACATAACATATCAATAGCAAAAAAAATTCAATGGCTGGTGAACAGTGGCTGGAACTGGCACGGCAGTCTCAGCCAGGCAGTTTCCTTGGCTTTAACCCAgtcagtctccatgccctttttCTACTATCAAGCCCTGGAGACAGTGTTTCAT
This window of the Euleptes europaea isolate rEulEur1 chromosome 5, rEulEur1.hap1, whole genome shotgun sequence genome carries:
- the AS3MT gene encoding arsenite methyltransferase, whose product is MSIGAGEVERLTRLPIVDILTGSFCFFVVAAQRIYKEVQDYYGKEVTKTTDLKTNACLMTARPLPTFVREALQCVHEEVSAKYYGCGLVIPECLENCWILDLGSGSGRDCYMLSKLVGENGHVTGIDMTEAQLEVAKKYIDYHMNKFDYQNPNVNFILGHIEKLGAADLKDESYDLVISNCVVNLSPNKRSVLREAYRVLKTGGEMYFSDVYASHDLPEEIRKHRILWGECLGGALWWEDLYKIAEDAGFLPPRLVTASRISISNKELEKVVGDCQFVSVTFRLFKVPQDDSAQRCEVIYNGEITGHKKELEFDVNYKFKQGEVVEVDKETAAILQHSRFATKFLIRPVGQKQPGPESCSPEKVKDKIRDPFKVVEQMEARVPKQIVSGCCGTKGCC